Genomic window (Candidatus Eisenbacteria bacterium):
AGCCCGGCGAGCGTGAGCAGGAGGCCCATCGTCGATTCGCGAGGTGTGGCACGCAGCGTATCGAACGCGAGGGCCAGCATTGCGATCGCGTACATCAACGGCAGCACGGGATAGCCCCATGCCCGGTAGGGGCGCGGCAGCGCAGCATGCGTGATGCGCAAGCGAAACAGTCCGAGCACCGCCGCGACGTGGAAGCCGATGCCGACGAAGACCACCATGGTGTAGAGCGACGCGTAGGTGCCCGAGAGCGTCAGTGCCACCGCCCAGGCGCTCTGCGCCCACAGGCTCACGACCGGCACGCGCCAGCGTGGATGAACCGCTCCGAACGCCGACGGCAGGTGCCCGGCCTCGGCGATCGGCCCGTAGAGCCGTGAGCTGTAGAGAATGGTGGCGGCGAGGCAGCCGAACGACGACACCACGACCAGCCACGCGATCGCCCGCCCGGCGCTGGCTCCCCACAGTGCGGCCGCCGTCGCTTCGGCGACGCGGCGCGATCCGGACAGCTGCTCGATCGGGAGCACCCGCAGGTAGGCGAGGTTGACGAGCGCGTAGAGCACCACCACCGCAGCCACACCGATCAGCAGACCACGCGGAAGCGAACGCGCCGGCTCGCGGAGTTCTCCCGCCGAAAAGGTCAGTGCGTACCAGCCGTCGTAAGTCCAGAGCGCCGCGATGAGCGCGACGGACAGTCCGCCCCATGCCGCTCCCGCGAACGCGGACCCCGAGGCCGAGCCTGCGAGCATCGAGTCCGATGCCACTCCTGCGACCTGGTGCAGGCCGGCAGCCCCACCGCCGGCGGCGAGTCCGGCGAGCCCGAGCACGAACAGCGCGAGGGCCTTTGCGAACGTGAACAGATTCTGAGTGGTCGCACCGGATCGCACCCCGAAGTGATTGACCGCCGTGAGCACCACGATTCCCGCCGCGGCGACGAGCTGCGGCGCTCCCGTGCGAAGCGTTCGAGAGAGGGGAGCCAGCGCGAGC
Coding sequences:
- a CDS encoding amino acid permease is translated as MSRRAAAGPAIPIEPTRLARRLGTLDGALLTIGAVVGTGIFLTAGDVAAAVRAPALVIGVWIGAGLLTLAGALAYAELGAMLPRAGGLYHFLAEAWGPVWGFLFGWACFLVIMSGGIAAISIGFGEYLVGALPGLELALAPLSRTLRTGAPQLVAAAGIVVLTAVNHFGVRSGATTQNLFTFAKALALFVLGLAGLAAGGGAAGLHQVAGVASDSMLAGSASGSAFAGAAWGGLSVALIAALWTYDGWYALTFSAGELREPARSLPRGLLIGVAAVVVLYALVNLAYLRVLPIEQLSGSRRVAEATAAALWGASAGRAIAWLVVVSSFGCLAATILYSSRLYGPIAEAGHLPSAFGAVHPRWRVPVVSLWAQSAWAVALTLSGTYASLYTMVVFVGIGFHVAAVLGLFRLRITHAALPRPYRAWGYPVLPLMYAIAMLALAFDTLRATPRESTMGLLLTLAGLPAFALWRRFRSGKSHQPPGDVPTV